The Indicator indicator isolate 239-I01 chromosome 18, UM_Iind_1.1, whole genome shotgun sequence genome includes a region encoding these proteins:
- the N4BP3 gene encoding NEDD4-binding protein 3, translating to MAAAQGPVTCEPDTRVLSTYLSSEPVVSSMGSVGSLVEKQDLSPMELRAQLGGSRGFRQPDGLLRKGPSQRELFGYLHGAKKEVRTERKHQASGACYKRDYESDRENRSPERCSRDHHRGADFSKSSLPERGRFDKCRIRPSAFKAVAGKGLVSMQGLSSSKGQKLSKSNGSLHTLLSQSSTAASQHGPLRTHLLHAISLDEASDSSHNSIQSFPSYGSRLKPAQSQFSASMGHINHIGGSLDRVSRSPRDPLAPEKVPLSCKSMATLSRLQSPGEPPPPYEFTYSLEDAVKQLEDRLQETGGELRQLKRSLSETEDPFTQVFEDKQRLWLDELEDLKQMYMARLQQVTQQAQRGQRALQLQLYKAQQEKKRLQEELSMQQCQCEESKLRQSQGESVSPKMEETKWEVCQKAAEISLLKQQLRDTQEEMAQKLGEIFSLKTQLREAKAEVQARDTQLAQLADSFQSPPEPGTSLPLSDDPMPACQDFPGCETDDSKCRGLHSDTAEPLERQVEWLWAELLRERRQGQLQAVNFELERKTWQEEKEKVLRYQRELQASYMEMYHRSQALERELRQLRSEPREVGADSPWIERVESSKI from the exons atggcagcagcacagggtcCTGTGACCTGTGAGCCTGACACCCGTGTCCTCAGTACCTacctctcctcagagcctgttgtcagcagcatgggcagtgtGGGCAGCCTGGTGGAGAAGCAGGATCTGTCCCCCATGGAGCTGCGGGCCCAGCTAGGGGGCTCACGGGGGTTTCGACAGCCCGACGGCTTGCTGCGGAAGGGGCCGAGCCAGCGGGAGCTCTTCGGCTACCTGCACGGGGCCAAGAAGGAGGTGCGGACGGAGCGGAAACACCAGGCATCAGGTGCCTGCTACAAGCGGGATTATGAGAGCGACCGTGAGAACCGGTCCCCTGAGCGCTGCTCCCGTGACCATCACCGTGGGGCTGACTTCAGCAAGAGCTCCCTGCCTGAGAGGGGCCGCTTTGACAAG TGCCGTATCAGGCCCTCGGCGTTCAAGGCGGTAGCTGGGAAGGGGCTAGTCTCCATGCAGGGCCTGTCCTCGTCCAAAGGGCAGAAGCTGTCCAAGAGCAACGGGAGTCTGCACACGCTGCTGTCACAGAGCAGCACGGCAGCCTCGCAGCATGGCCCACTCCGCACCCATCTGCTCCATGCCATCAGCCTTGATGAGGCCTCTGACTCCAGCCACAATTCCATCCAGAGCTTCCCCTCCTATGGTTCCCGCCTCAAGCCTGCCCAGAGCCAGTTCAGTGCTTCCATGGGCCACATCAACCATATTGGGGGCTCCTTGGACAGGGTTTCCCGGAGCCCCAGGGACCCCCTGGCCCCCGAGAAAGTGCCCCTGTCCTGCAAAAGCATGGCCACACTGAGCcggctgcagagccctggagagcCTCCACCACCCTATGAGTTCACCTATTCACTGGAGGATGCGGTGAAGCAGCTGGAGGATCGGCTGCAGGAGACAGGAGGAGAGCTGCGGCAGCTCAAGAGGAGCCTTAGTGAAACTGAAGACCCTTTCACACAG GTGTTTGAGGACAAGCAGCGGCTGTGGCTGGATGAGCTGGAGGATCTGAAGCAGATGTACATGGCTCGGCTGCAACAGGTGACACAGCAGGCACAGCGTGGGCAGagggcactgcagctgcagctctacAAGGCACAACAGGAGAAGAAGcggctgcaggaggagctgagcatgcagcagtgccagtgtgAGGAGTCCAAGCTCCGGCAGTCCCAGGGCGAGAGTGTCAGCCCCAAAATGGAGGAAACCAAGTGGGAG GTGtgtcagaaggcagcagagatttccctgctgaagcagcagctgcggGACACCCAGGAGGAGATGGCTCAGAAGCTGGGTGAAATCTTCAGCCTGAAGACACAGCTGCGGGAGGCCAAGGCAGAGGTCCAGGCCAGGGATACCCAGCTGGCACAACTAGCAGACTCCTTCCAGAGTCCCCCAGAACCTGGCACCTCACTGCCGCTGAGCGATGACCCTATGCCAGCATGCCAGGACTTCCCTGGCTGCGAAACTGATGACTCCAAGTGCCGGGGTCTTCACAGCGACACAGCGGAGCCCCTGGAGCGGCAGGTGGagtggctgtgggcagagctgctgcggGAGCGGCGCCAGGGCCAGCTGCAGGCGGTGAACTTTGAGTTGGAGAGAAAAACCTggcaagaggagaaggagaaggtaCTGCGGTACCAGCGGGAGCTGCAGGCCAGCTACATGGAGATGTACCACCGGAGCCAGGCTCTGGAGCGGGAGCTGCGGCAGCTGCGGTCagagcccagggaggttggggcCGACTCGCCATGGATTGAGCGGGTGGAATCCTCAAAGATCTGA
- the NHP2 gene encoding H/ACA ribonucleoprotein complex subunit 2, with the protein MAREKELEPAADAEGTPERSYREQLDYLNPIAQPLASRKLTRKLYKCIRKAAKHKQIRRGVKEVQKFINKGEKGVIVLAGDTQPIDVYCHIPIMCEDRSIPYAYVPSKSDLGAAAGSKRPTCVIMIKPHEEYQETYDECLEEVATLPLPL; encoded by the exons ATGGCGCGGGAGAAGGAGCTAGAGCCAGCGGCTGATGCGGAGGGAACTCCCGAGCGCTCCTACCGGGAGCAGCTCGACTATTTGAACCCCATCGCTCAGCCGCTCGCCTCCCGCAAACTGACGCGCAAGCTCTACAAGTGCATCAGGAAAG CGGCCAAGCACAAACAGATCCGCCGCGGCGTGAAGGAGGTCCAGAAGTTCATCAACAAGGGCGAGAAGGG GGTCATAGTGCTGGCCGGCGATACGCAGCCTATCGATGTATACTGCCACATTCCTATCATGTGCGAGGACAGGAGCATCCCCTATGCATACGTGCCTTCCAAATCG gacctgggagctgcagctggctcGAAGCGCCCAACATGCGTTATCATGATCAAGCCCCATGAGGAGTACCAGGAGACCTATGATGAGTGCTTGGAGGAGGTAGCGACCCTGCCCCTGCCGCTGTGA
- the BRD8 gene encoding bromodomain-containing protein 8: MAAGTGKHKLLSAGPTEPWSIREKLCLASSVMRSGDQNWVSVSRAIKPFAEPGRPPDWFSQKHCASQYSELLETTETPKRKRGEKGEVVETVEDVIVRKLTAERVEELKKMIKETQEKYRQLKKDAELIQAGHMDNRLEELCNEIMIKKKMEEEEAEVKRKATDAAYQARQAIKNPPRRLTGVMVRSPAGSTSPGGDYALGDLSQPTVDDASPGVTPGTLPSTPVASFIGIPDTPPGSAPLDAPMTPVTDDSPQKKMLGQKATPPPSPLLSELLKKGSLLPTSPRLVGENEMAVASGHINSAGVLLEVGSVLPVLHSGEMQSASGAVPASPAASGAPTLSRLLEAGPAQFTSPLASFSAVASEPPAKLLPPPVEPVSQATIVMMPTLSAPSVVPPSAAPESVATVNQPEACVAMEAVSDSHTVTVSMDSSEISMIIDSIKKECLGSGAGSTAGSSKDHCIDGKEDLDLAEKMDIAVSYTGEELDFDTVGNIIAIIEDKVDDHPEVLDAAVVEAALSSFCEDADDPQTLPGPWEHSIRQEHEKQAQIPQVSVTVKQERPECEEPEAKGIRDLMGIGELGAEIKTEPVEQEQNQLGPEETIPASARVTETPELRSQEMEEDQRTAVAAGETSEIEIEPVKGDDTMHNTVKTETPPDDDSSPPQVPNVSEDSSQADVQHKFELSESMKEEAHALFRSQMKDGQGEEDDEDGASEAASLEEPKEEDQGEGYLSEMDNEPPVSESDDGFSVHNAPLQSHTLADSIPSSPASSQFSVCSEDQEAIQAQKIWKKAIMLVWRAAANHRYANVFLQPVTDDIAPGYHSIVQRPMDLSTIKKNIENGLIRTTAEFQRDIMLMFQNAVMYNSSDHDVYHMAVEMQRDVLEQIQQFLATQLIMQTSESGISAKSLRGRDSTRKQDASEKDGGTRGRRCAIEADMKMKK, encoded by the exons ATGGCGGCGGGGACGGGCA AGCACAAGTTGTTGAGCGCCGGCCCCACGGAGCCGTGGTCCATCCGCGAGAAGCTCTGCCTGGCCTCGTCCGTCATGCGCAGCGGGGACCAAAACTG GGTCTCAGTCAGCAGAGCTATCAAACCTTTTGCAGAGCCAGGACGCCCACCTGACTGGTTTTCCCAGAAG CACTGTGCATCTCAGTATTCAGAGCTCTTGGAGACTACAGAGACCCCTAA GAGAAAACGTGGTGAGAAGGGAGAAGTTGTGGAAACTGTGGAAGATGTTATTGTGCGGAAACTGACTGCAGAGCGAGTGGAGGAGTTGAAGAAAATGATTAAAGAAACGCAGGAGAAATATAG ACAACtcaagaaggatgcagagctgATCCAGGCTGGGCATATGGATAACAGACTGGAGGAGCTGTGCAATGAGATTATGAT aaagaaaaaaatggaggaggaggaggcagaagtCAAGAGGAAAGCCACAGATGCTGCTTATCAGG CTCGTCAGGCTATTAAGAACCCACCACGGCGATTAACAGGCGTGATGGTTCGCTCTCCTGCAGGCTCAACCTCCCCAGGGGGAGACTATGCCCTGGGAGACCTTTCTCAGCCCACTGTGGACGATGCCAGTCCTGGG gtCACTCCAGGGACTTTACCCAGCACCCCAGTTGCCTCCTTCATTGGAATCCCTGACACccctccaggctctgctcccctggATGCCCCCATGACCCCAGTCACTGATGATTCACCCCAGAAAAAGATGCTAGGACAAAAAGCAACTCcgcctccttcccctctgctctcagagctgctgaagaagGGCAGTCTCCTGCCCACAAGCCCCAGGCTG GTCGGTGAAAATGAAATGGCAGTGGCTTCTGGCCACATTAACAGTGCAGGAGTCCTGCTGGAGGTAGGAAGTGTCCTTCCAGTGCTGCACAGCGGGGAAATGCAGTCTGCAtctggtgctgtccctgcatctcctgctgcttcag GTGCTCCTACGCTTTCCCGGCTTTTAGAAGCTGGTCCTGCACAGTTCACCTCACCTCTTGCTTCCTTCTCCGCTGTTGCCAGCGAGCCTCCAGCTAAGCTCCTGCCACCCCCCGTAGAGCCTGTGTCCCAGGCAACCATTGTCATGATGCCCACGCTGTCAGCACCATCCGTTGTGCCACCATCTGCAGCTCCAGAAAGCGTAGCCACAG TGAACCAGCCAGAAGCCTGTGTTGCCATGGAGGCAGTGTCTGATTCCCATACCGTGACAGTGTCCATGGACAGCAGTGAAATATCCATGATCATTGATTCCATCAAGAAAGAGTGCCTGGGTtctggggctggcagcactgcagggtcttCCAAAGATCACTGCATTGATGGGAAAGAAGACCTGGATTTGGCTGAGAAAATGGATATTGCAGTGTCCTATACGGGGGAAGAGCTGGACTTCGATACTGTTGGAAATATTATAGCAATCATTGAGGACAAG GTAGATGACCACCCTGAAGTCCTGGATGCAGCAGTTGTTGAAGCTGCTCTGTCTTCTTTCTGCGAAGATGCTGATGACCCTCAGACCCTGCCTGGCCCATGGGAACATTCAATTCGTCAGGAGCATGAGAAACAGGCCCAGATACCCCAAGTGTCTGTGACTGTGAAGCAGGAGAGACCAGAGTGTGAAGAGCCAGAGGCAAAGGGAATTCGAGATCTAATGGGCATTGGCGAGCTGGGAGCAGAAATAAAGACAGAACCTGTAGAACAGGAGCAGAATCAGCTGGGCCCTGAGGAAACCATACCAGCATCTGCAAGAGTGACAGAAACACCAGAGCTTAGAAGTCAAGAAATGGAAGAGGATCAAAGAACAGCTGTAGCAGCAGGAGAGACTTCTGAAATCGAGATAGAACCAGTCAAGGGAGATGACACCATGCACAATACAGTGAAGACAGAG acCCCACCTGATGATGATTCATCCCCTCCACAAGTCCCAAATGTGAGTGAAGACTCCTCACAGGCTGATGTTCAGCACAAATTTGAGCTGTCAG aGTCAATGAAGGAGGAGGCCCACGCCCTCTTTAGGAGTCAGATGAAG GATGGGCAGGGTGAAGAGGACGATGAGGATGGTGCCAGTGAGGCTGCCAGTTTGGAGGAACCCAAAGAAGAAGATCAGGGTGAGGGATATCTCTCAGAGATGGATAACGAACCCCCCGTGAGTGAGAGCGATGATGGCTTCAGTGTCCATAATGCACCTTTACAGTCTCACACGCTAGCCGACTCCAtccccagcagcccagcctCCTCACAGTT CTCAGTGTGCAGTGAAGACCAGGAAGCAATACAGGCCCAGAAGATCTGGAAGAAAGCCATCATGCTggtttggagagcagcagctaaTCACAG GTACGCCAACGTCTTCCTGCAGCCTGTAACTGACGATATAGCACCAGGCTACCACAGTATTGTGCAAAG GCCAATGGATTTATCTACCATCAAAAAGAACATTGAGAATGGGCTGATACGAACCACAGCTGAGTTCCAGCGTGATATTATGCTGATGTTTCAAAATGCAGTTATGTACAACAGCTCTGACCACGATGTGTACCACATGGCTGTGGAGATGCAGCGAGATgtcctggagcagatccag CAATTTCTGGCCACACAACTGATCATGCAAACATCGGAGTCAGGGATCAGTGCAAAAAGCCTGCGTGGGCGAGACTCCACTCGCAAGCAAGATGCTTCAGAGAAG GATGGAGGCACCAGAGGGCGTCGCTGTGCCATCGAGGCAGACATGAAGATGAAGAAATGA